In the Aromatoleum bremense genome, one interval contains:
- a CDS encoding phosphoglycolate phosphatase has protein sequence MNARRFPVRAVLFDLDGTLLDTIADLAEGANRMLAELGRPTRPLAEIHSFVGKGIPHLVRCCMTENARASEAEIESAVAVFRRHYTEVNGRYTTIYPGVAETLDAMRAMDLRLACVTNKAEAFTLPLLERMRLDRYFDAVVSGDTLPVKKPDPAVLHHACGLLGVASAQALMIGDSANDALAARAAGMPVLLVTYGYSEGMPVDTIECDGLLSIATGALERIEVV, from the coding sequence GTGAACGCGCGGCGCTTCCCGGTGCGGGCGGTGTTGTTCGATCTCGACGGCACGCTGCTCGACACGATCGCGGATCTCGCCGAAGGCGCGAACCGCATGCTCGCCGAACTCGGCCGGCCGACGCGGCCGCTCGCCGAGATCCATTCCTTCGTCGGCAAGGGCATCCCGCACCTCGTGCGGTGCTGCATGACCGAGAACGCCCGGGCGAGCGAGGCCGAGATCGAAAGCGCGGTGGCGGTCTTCCGTCGTCACTACACCGAAGTGAACGGCCGGTACACGACGATCTACCCCGGCGTCGCCGAGACTCTTGATGCGATGCGGGCGATGGATCTGCGGCTCGCGTGCGTGACGAACAAGGCCGAAGCCTTCACGCTGCCGCTGCTCGAACGCATGCGGCTCGACCGCTACTTCGACGCCGTCGTCAGCGGCGACACGCTGCCGGTGAAGAAGCCCGACCCGGCAGTGCTGCACCACGCGTGCGGCCTGCTCGGCGTCGCCAGCGCGCAGGCGCTGATGATCGGCGACTCGGCCAACGACGCGCTCGCGGCGCGCGCCGCCGGCATGCCGGTGCTGCTCGTGACCTATGGATATAGCGAAGGCATGCCCGTGGACACCATCGAATGCGATGGGCTACTATCGATCGCCACCGGGGCGCTCGAGCGCATCGAAGTCGTCTGA
- the trpE gene encoding anthranilate synthase component I — translation MLEHEFNALAAQGYNRIPVTLETFADLDTPLSIYLKLANEPYSYLLESVQGGERFGRYSMIGLAASTRIEVYGRSALLLTGNRLVERRDYGDPLNYVAEFMARIKVPPRDGLPRFAGGLVGCFGYDTVRYIEPRLAKTEKTDTIGTPDILLLLSEEIAIVDNLSGKLTLVVYAEPEVPGAFKRAKKRLRDLLARLRAPAVIPEDVHAESQPATSCFGEDAFKAAVNRAKQYIIDGDIMQVVLSQRMSKPYAASPMALYRAIRTLNPSPYMFYFNFEDFHVVGASPEILVRLDQDGDAKRVTVRPIAGTRPRGATVADDLALEADLLSDEKERAEHLQLLDLGRNDAGRVAEIGSVKVTEQFTVERYSHVMHIVSNVEGRLKDGLNALAVLRATFPAGTVSGAPKLRAMEIIDELEPVKRGIYAGAAGYIGFHGDMDLAIAIRTAVIKDGQIHVQAGAGIVADSNPDAEWTETQNKARAMLRAAEMAESGLDTRVD, via the coding sequence ATGCTTGAGCACGAATTCAACGCGCTGGCCGCGCAGGGCTACAACCGCATCCCGGTCACGCTCGAAACCTTCGCCGACCTCGACACGCCGCTGTCGATCTACCTGAAGCTCGCGAACGAACCCTACAGCTACCTGCTCGAATCGGTGCAGGGCGGCGAACGCTTCGGCCGCTACTCGATGATCGGTCTCGCGGCCTCGACGCGCATCGAGGTGTATGGCCGCTCGGCGCTTCTCCTGACCGGCAACCGCCTCGTCGAGCGGCGCGACTACGGCGACCCGCTGAACTACGTCGCCGAGTTCATGGCGCGCATCAAAGTGCCCCCGCGCGACGGCCTGCCGCGCTTCGCCGGCGGCCTGGTGGGCTGCTTCGGCTACGACACGGTGCGCTACATCGAGCCGCGCCTCGCGAAGACCGAGAAGACCGACACGATCGGCACGCCCGACATCCTGCTGCTGCTGTCCGAGGAAATCGCGATCGTCGACAACCTCTCCGGCAAGCTCACGCTGGTGGTCTATGCGGAACCCGAAGTGCCAGGCGCGTTCAAGCGCGCGAAAAAACGCCTGCGCGACCTGCTCGCGCGGCTGCGCGCGCCGGCGGTGATCCCCGAAGACGTGCATGCCGAATCGCAGCCGGCGACGTCCTGCTTCGGCGAGGATGCGTTCAAGGCGGCGGTGAACCGCGCGAAGCAGTACATCATCGACGGCGACATCATGCAGGTCGTGCTGTCGCAGCGCATGAGCAAGCCCTACGCGGCGAGCCCGATGGCGCTGTACCGCGCGATCCGCACGCTGAACCCGTCGCCTTACATGTTCTATTTCAACTTCGAGGATTTCCACGTCGTCGGCGCATCGCCCGAAATCCTCGTCCGGCTCGATCAGGACGGCGACGCGAAGCGCGTCACGGTGCGCCCGATTGCCGGCACCCGCCCGCGCGGCGCGACCGTGGCGGACGACCTCGCGCTCGAGGCGGACCTGCTGTCCGACGAGAAGGAACGCGCCGAGCATCTGCAACTGCTCGACCTCGGGCGCAACGACGCCGGCCGCGTCGCCGAGATCGGCAGCGTGAAGGTCACCGAGCAATTCACGGTCGAGCGCTACTCGCACGTGATGCACATCGTCTCGAACGTCGAAGGGCGCCTGAAGGACGGGCTCAACGCGCTCGCCGTGTTGCGCGCGACCTTCCCGGCGGGCACCGTGTCCGGCGCGCCGAAGCTGCGCGCGATGGAGATCATCGACGAGCTCGAGCCCGTCAAGCGCGGCATCTACGCGGGCGCCGCCGGCTACATCGGTTTCCACGGCGACATGGATCTGGCGATCGCGATCCGCACCGCGGTCATCAAGGACGGGCAGATCCACGTCCAGGCTGGCGCCGGCATCGTCGCCGATTCGAACCCCGACGCCGAATGGACCGAGACGCAGAACAAGGCGCGCGCGATGCTGCGCGCGGCGGAGATGGCCGAATCGGGGCTCGATACGCGGGTCGACTGA